The Halomonas binhaiensis nucleotide sequence TACCAGCAGGAAGTCGGTTCCCAGCTGTTCCATCACATCGAACTTGCGTTCGGCCCGCTGCAGGTTACGACTGCGACCGGGCTCTGGCATGCCTTCGAAATCGCGAAACGGCTGAAAGGCGACAATCGTCAGCCCCAGCCGCTCACACAATTGGCGGACTTCCTCAGGCGAGCCATCGAAGGACAGCAGATCGTTCTCGAAGATTTCCACCCCTTCGAAGCCTGCACGGGCGATGGCTTCCAGCTTGGTTCTCAGGTCGCCGCTCAGGCATACCGTGGCAATGGCACGCATTGTCATCCTCCAGGCTCCCTAGCCCATCATGCTGTGTCGAACAAACAGTACAGTGTCGAACAGTGCTGTATCGGACCCTACAGAGTAGAAAATATGGTCCCGAACGCTTCATCAAGCACTGTCTAATTCTAGAACATGGTTCCAATGTTCGCATTGCGACCTATTGAAACGCAATACGAACAAAGTAGAAGACGTGTTCAGCCACGCATGGCCAATCACTCATGGCAAAAAAGTACAAAGGCCTGTACAGAGAGTATGAAAGAGAATCCAGCCTGAAAGAGCACACCTTGTGTGCCAGCTACTATTGATCTGTCAGATTATCTTTGTCCGTCAGGCCATCGCCATTTCTCGGTCACGTTCTCCACCAGAAGGACACTCTGGAATAACAGAATGGAGAACCGATCAGGAGAGCCGGCCTGGTGACTCGCAGAGGAGACATTCGAGCCCAGCCTGCGCTGAGGGATTAAACATTGGTATAAGATAGCGGACCGCATCGTTGACACTTTTGGAACCAGATTCTAGTGTTCGCTATAAGAACATGTCGTTCGAACAGCGAACACAACCTGATCACCCTTGTTGCACACCCTTTTTCTGTCTTGGCCACCGCCAGAACAACAACTCCCGGAGGACACTTCATGTTCAAGCCTCTCGTCACCTCCATTGCCATCGCTGCCGGCACTCTGGCCTTTGCTGGCAACGCCTTTGCTGAATACCCGGATCGCAACATTCAGGGCACCATCCAATGGGGAGCCGGCGGCGCAACCGATAACGTCGTGCGCAGCCTGACACCCTATGTAGAAGACATTCTGGGCACCACTATCGTCTTGACCAACCGCCCGGGCGGTACCGGCGTGATCGGCATGAACCATGTCATGCGCCAGCGCCCCGACGGCTACAACCTGCTGTTCGGTGCAGAAAACCCTGAGCTCTACCAACTGATGGGGCTGGCTGACTTCTCCTACGATGACATGCAGCCGATCAACATCATCGCCCAGGGCCTGGTGGTGATAGCTGCACCGGCGGATAGTCCGTTCGACAGCCTTTCTGACCTGCTCGACTATGCCCACGAGCATCCCGGCGAGCTACGCATGGGTGGCACCGGCGCTGGCGGCCTGCCGAGCACGGTTCATGCCATGATCAACGCCGTGGATGAACTGGATGTACGCACCGTGACCTTCGGCGGCGACGGCCCCGGCATTACCGCCATGATGGGCGATCATATCGACTTCATGCCCTTGAGCCTGGCCGCGGCCGGCGAGCAGATTCGCGGTGGCAAGATGAAAGGCCTCGCCGTGCTGACCAAGGAAGAAATCGATGCCCTGCCGGGCGTGCCGCCGATCACCGAGGCGCTGCCGGATATCGCGGACTTCCTGCCATGGGGACCGTTCTGGGGCGTTTTCGTACGTAAGGAAACCCCGCAAGACGTGGTCGGCGTACTGCAGGATGCCTACCAGCAGGCGGTGGCCAGCGATGAGTTCACCCGCTTCCTGCGTGACTATGGCGCCGAGCCGCTCAACCTGAATGGTGATGAAGCCCAGCAATACCTGGATAACTGGCAGTCCGTCACCGCTTGGTCCATGTACGACGCTGATCCAGATAGCCTCAAGGCTACCCCTGAAGAACTGGAGATTCCGCGCCCAGCCGCTGCCAAGACTAAAGCGGCCGCTGAGGACGAAGCCGAATCCGAAGCCGCTGCGGAATAAGCGTTTCCATAACGCCTTTTCACGACGACGTTTCTCAACGATATCTCATGATCACCACGGGGGAGGCACCACGCCTCCCCTGGGAGCTTTTAGATGAGCAAGCACATCGAGCGTGTCCAGCCCGGTGAAAAGATATTTGACTGGCTGCTGCTGCTGCTGAGCATCGGCATTCTGTTCGAGGCCTTCCGCATCGATGGCGGACTCAAGCTCAATTCCGCCGGGTCCTTTCCGGTAGGGCTGGGCCTGGTGATGCTGGCTTCTTCTCTCGCCATCCTGTTCAGCCACCGTTATAAGCGGCGCGCGGAACATCTGCACAATGCTGCTGAAGAATTCCGGGCCTTCATTCGCGACCACTTCAAGCCTTATATCGTGGTATTCAGCGTTGCCGCCATTCTCTATCTGGCCGCTATCGTCTGGTTCAGCTTCTACCTCAGCACTGCTGTCTTTCTGGCCGCCATGTTCATCTTCCTGCGCCGGGGCAAGATCATCAGTTCTTTGGTCATCACCGCCTTGGCGACCGGGGTGATCTATGCCCTGTTCACCCTGGTATTCCGTGTCTACCTGCCCTGACATTCGAGGCATTCTATGAGTGATACACTCTCCTACCTGCTCATGGCCTGGCTCGATCCAAGCCTGCTCGGCCTGACCGCCCTCGGCGTGCTGGGCGGTATCTATATCGGTGCCATTCCGGGTCTTTCCGTGACCATGGCGGTATCGATCCTGATTTCCTTTACCTTTTCCTGGGACATCAACAACGCCCTGGCACTGATGGTCGGCATCTATGTCGGCGGCGTCTACGGCGGCTCCCGCACCGCCATTCTGTTGAACATTCCCGGCGCGCCCTCGGCGGTCACCACAGCATTCGATGGCTATCCCCTGGCCCAACGGGGAGAAGCCGGCAAGGCCATCGGCCTTTCTACCGTCATGTCGGTCATCGGCGGCATCATGGGTACCGTGGTACTCGCCGGCACCGCGCCCTATCTTTCCGACCTGTCGCTGCAGTTCGCCCCGCGCGATTACTTCCTGATTGCCGTGCTCGGCCTGCTGCTGGTCAGTTCCCTGTCCGGGAAGTCCCTGGCCCGGGGCATCTTCGCCGTTGCTCTCGGTGCCACCATCGGCCTGGTCGGCATGGACCCGGTCACGGCCCAGCCCCGCCTGACCTTGGGCAGCATGGAATTGATGGGCGGCATCTCCTATGTGGCAGTGATGATCGGCCTGTTCGGTGTCGCCGAAGCCCTGTACCAGTTGCATAACCTGGCCAAGGTGCCGGTCAAGCAGAACGTCGACAAGATCGTGCCGCCGCTGAACATGATCTTGAAGTTCCTGCCGCTATCGATGCGCGCGTCACTGATCGGGGTAATCGTGGGCGCCCTGCCCGGTACCGGCGGCGATATCGCCTCGCTATTCGCCTATGACCACGCCAAGCGCAGCGTCAAAAATCCCAGCCGTCCCTTTGGTGAAGGTGCCTATGAGGGTCTGGTGGCCCCGGAAACCGCCAACAATGCTGCGGTGGGCGGTGCCTATGTGCCGATGCTGACCCTCGGGATGCCCGGCGATGCGGTCACCGCAGTGATCATCGGTGCCCTGGTCATTCATGGTCTCAACCCCGGCCCCATGCTAATGATCGAGACGCCGTACATTTTCTGGTTCACCGTCGGCAATCTGGCACTGGCTAACATCTTCCTGCTGATCTTCGGCCTGACCGGGATCAAGATCTTCTCCAAGATCGTCGAAGTACCCAAGGCCATTCTGATTCCGCTGATCGTGGTGTTGTGCGTGGTCGGCGCCTACTCCATCAACAGCAACATGATGGATGTCTACTGGATGCTCGGTTTCGGTATTCTCGGTTACTGGCTCAAGGTGTTCGGCTTCCAGATGGGCCCTATCATCCTGGGCGTCATCCTGGGGCCGATGCTCGACGAGTCCTACCGCCAGGCCATGTCATCAGTGGGTGACCAGGGTGGCCAGTTCCTGCTGTCGCTGTTTACCAACCCGCTGTCGTTGATCCTCAGCAGCGTGACCATCCTGGTACTGCTCAGCAACACGCCACTCAAGGGCTGGGTGCTGGCACGTTTCAAGAGACAATGATGTGATGATCTGACCAGAGACACGCGGCCCCTTGCACTTTCCATTGTGGTACTGCCATTCCTGCATTTCCCCAGGGCCGCGTGTCGCGAATCACAGAACTGAGAGAACAAGACTTCGAGAACAGAGCTGAGAGAACAGAGCTGAGAGAACAGAGCTGCAACAACCGAACTGCAAGAACAGAGCCGCGAGAAAACAGGGGACAACTGATCCGTGAACGACGGCAGCTTTCGACCTGGCACGAACCAGGACATCAGCGCGCTGCGCACCGGTGACGCCCCCGGCTTCACCCAGTATGCCCTGGTCTTCGATTTCGATGGTGTGGTGCTGGATTCCGCCAGCCTGAAACGGCAGGCCTTCGCCGACCTCTATCGCGACGAGCCTGAAGAGAAATACCGCGCGGTGGTAGCCTACCTGAGCCGTCGAGGCGGCCAACCTCGCGAGGTGAAGTTCCGCCATATCGAGGCGCATATCCTGCACCGAGATGCCGGAGACAAGCGCATCCGCGAGCTATGTGAACGCTTCAAGCAAAGTGTCGAGCAGCGCCTGCTCCAGGCCCCCGCCATCTCAGGTGCCTTGAAGTTTCTCGAACGCTGGCGAGGCCAAGTGCCGATCTACCTGCTTTCCGCCACCCCTCAGGCCGAACTGACCTCCATCACCCAACGCCGCAACCTCTCCCACTATTTCCTCGAAGTCATCGGCGCCCCACCCGACAAAGCCACCGCCCTGCGCAACCTGATGACCCGCCGCCGCCACGCCCCTCATCAGACCGTGATGATCGGCGACTCCTACAACGACTTCCGCGCCGCCCGTTCCAATGGCGCCCGCTTCGTAGGCGTCACCGCCGACCCACACGCCTCCCCCTTCCCCAGCGATACCCTGACCACCCGTGACCTGCACGGACTGGAGGATGCTCTGCGGGGGTTGGGGTGAGGTATGTCGGGGGAGGGATGGCAATAAGGTGGTGAAAGGGAGAAAGGTGACGAAAGAGAGCTAGAAAGGATGATAGCCCTACCGCTTCATGGACGAAGCCAGCGGTAACCGTAATGATCTTCGGAGTTCGGGTAGCGGAACTCCAGAATGCCGGCTCCTGCCGGATCAAACACCCGCTTATCCTCGTAATAAGGCAGGTCTTCGATTGCCTTCCAGGTTTCACCTGCGTCTCGACTGAACAACATGTGTTGTCCATCTCCCCGCCCAGCCTCCATCAACAGTAGCTTGTCACTACCCTGCAAGTTGGTCAGTGGCGAACGGCCACTGGCCTTGATCGGTAACCACTCACCAGCGGACAGGCGATATAAGGTATAGCGTTCACGTTCCTCTGCACGGTAAATAGCGTACAGCTTGCCATCTGGACCACTGACGAGATCCCGCAGCTCACCAGGGCGTTCACCAGCATCAACGACCTTGCCGGTTTGATCAAACTGAAACATCACTATGGAGTGGGGTCCACGCCCCTGATCACTCACCATGGCGTAAATCCGCCCGGTTTCATCCATGTTCCAATGAAAAAATACCAGTGAATCGTTATGCAGCAGTACACGTAGCGGAGACTCACTCAACAGTGAACGAGCATTGACCAGCTCATTCCAGTGACTCCCACCATCCTCCGAGAAATAGAGTGATCCTGAATCAGCAGCCCAGATGCGCTCACCATCGATTCGCAGTACTTCAACAGTAATGGCACTATCAAGCACGTCTTGAGCAGCCAACCGCCAGTGCACACCGCTATCGTCAGAGACGAAAACACTTTGGTTATAAACCTTGGCGAG carries:
- a CDS encoding tripartite tricarboxylate transporter substrate binding protein, producing the protein MFKPLVTSIAIAAGTLAFAGNAFAEYPDRNIQGTIQWGAGGATDNVVRSLTPYVEDILGTTIVLTNRPGGTGVIGMNHVMRQRPDGYNLLFGAENPELYQLMGLADFSYDDMQPINIIAQGLVVIAAPADSPFDSLSDLLDYAHEHPGELRMGGTGAGGLPSTVHAMINAVDELDVRTVTFGGDGPGITAMMGDHIDFMPLSLAAAGEQIRGGKMKGLAVLTKEEIDALPGVPPITEALPDIADFLPWGPFWGVFVRKETPQDVVGVLQDAYQQAVASDEFTRFLRDYGAEPLNLNGDEAQQYLDNWQSVTAWSMYDADPDSLKATPEELEIPRPAAAKTKAAAEDEAESEAAAE
- a CDS encoding tripartite tricarboxylate transporter TctB family protein, with product MSKHIERVQPGEKIFDWLLLLLSIGILFEAFRIDGGLKLNSAGSFPVGLGLVMLASSLAILFSHRYKRRAEHLHNAAEEFRAFIRDHFKPYIVVFSVAAILYLAAIVWFSFYLSTAVFLAAMFIFLRRGKIISSLVITALATGVIYALFTLVFRVYLP
- a CDS encoding tripartite tricarboxylate transporter permease; protein product: MSDTLSYLLMAWLDPSLLGLTALGVLGGIYIGAIPGLSVTMAVSILISFTFSWDINNALALMVGIYVGGVYGGSRTAILLNIPGAPSAVTTAFDGYPLAQRGEAGKAIGLSTVMSVIGGIMGTVVLAGTAPYLSDLSLQFAPRDYFLIAVLGLLLVSSLSGKSLARGIFAVALGATIGLVGMDPVTAQPRLTLGSMELMGGISYVAVMIGLFGVAEALYQLHNLAKVPVKQNVDKIVPPLNMILKFLPLSMRASLIGVIVGALPGTGGDIASLFAYDHAKRSVKNPSRPFGEGAYEGLVAPETANNAAVGGAYVPMLTLGMPGDAVTAVIIGALVIHGLNPGPMLMIETPYIFWFTVGNLALANIFLLIFGLTGIKIFSKIVEVPKAILIPLIVVLCVVGAYSINSNMMDVYWMLGFGILGYWLKVFGFQMGPIILGVILGPMLDESYRQAMSSVGDQGGQFLLSLFTNPLSLILSSVTILVLLSNTPLKGWVLARFKRQ
- a CDS encoding HAD family hydrolase, translated to MNDGSFRPGTNQDISALRTGDAPGFTQYALVFDFDGVVLDSASLKRQAFADLYRDEPEEKYRAVVAYLSRRGGQPREVKFRHIEAHILHRDAGDKRIRELCERFKQSVEQRLLQAPAISGALKFLERWRGQVPIYLLSATPQAELTSITQRRNLSHYFLEVIGAPPDKATALRNLMTRRRHAPHQTVMIGDSYNDFRAARSNGARFVGVTADPHASPFPSDTLTTRDLHGLEDALRGLG
- a CDS encoding WD40/YVTN/BNR-like repeat-containing protein; protein product: MLPEWIRPWLYAASLCYGAFAFVWYLMVGYAQAWHVEPEQTLSVKLKEPVEWNTLQATATNDGSLLSVESRGRDGEVEKCSSAGGCRTSCLAQGEVETGSHLPVFNCLVVPETGGQVRHSVALLGEIGRQGLSYLMRTNGNQVEVVGRLKGEVSGMGCNKQGRCYLFAELAKVYNQSVFVSDDSGVHWRLAAQDVLDSAITVEVLRIDGERIWAADSGSLYFSEDGGSHWNELVNARSLLSESPLRVLLHNDSLVFFHWNMDETGRIYAMVSDQGRGPHSIVMFQFDQTGKVVDAGERPGELRDLVSGPDGKLYAIYRAEERERYTLYRLSAGEWLPIKASGRSPLTNLQGSDKLLLMEAGRGDGQHMLFSRDAGETWKAIEDLPYYEDKRVFDPAGAGILEFRYPNSEDHYGYRWLRP